In Limosilactobacillus sp. WILCCON 0051, a single window of DNA contains:
- the dnaK gene encoding molecular chaperone DnaK — translation MASNKIIGIDLGTTNSAVAVMEGNEPKIITNPEGGRTTPSVVSFKNGEVQVGETAKRQAITNPNTITSIKSHMGEPGYTVDVDGKKYTPQEISAMILQYIKKYAEDYIGDTVTQAVITVPAYFNDAQRQATKDAGKIAGLEVKRIINEPTASSLAYGLDKKDKDEKILVYDLGGGTFDVSILELGDGVFQVLSTSGDTHLGGDDFDQKIMDWLIDGFKAEQGIDLSQDKMALQRLKDAAEKAKKELSSSQSAEINLPFIAQKDGQPVHLDQTLTRAKFNQLTNDLVEKTKQPVMNALHDAGLDFNDIDEVILNGGSTRIPAVQELVKDLTGKEPNHSINPDEAVALGAAIQGGVLTGDVKDVVLLDVTPLSLGIETMGGVMTKLIDRNTTIPTSKSQIFSTAADNQPAVDIHVLQGERPMAADNKTLGNFQLTDIPPAPRGVPQIKVTFDIDKNGIVNVSAEDQGTHKKQNITIKSNSGLSDEEIERMRKDAEEHAEADKKKKEEVDLMNESDQLIFQTDKTIKELDGKVSEDEIKKAKDARDALQKAKDAKDFDAMKTKKDELNKIVQDLAVKLYQQAQQENQQNGTDGNNGGADNNNGKGDGKTVDGDFTEVNDDDNK, via the coding sequence ATGGCAAGCAATAAGATTATCGGTATCGACCTTGGTACCACTAATTCCGCCGTTGCCGTTATGGAAGGTAACGAACCTAAGATTATTACCAACCCAGAAGGTGGCCGGACGACTCCTTCTGTCGTATCGTTCAAGAATGGCGAGGTTCAAGTCGGTGAAACGGCTAAGCGCCAAGCAATCACCAACCCAAACACCATTACTTCAATCAAGAGTCACATGGGCGAACCAGGCTACACGGTTGACGTTGATGGCAAGAAGTACACGCCACAAGAAATTTCGGCAATGATCCTGCAATACATCAAGAAGTACGCTGAAGACTACATTGGCGATACGGTAACTCAAGCCGTTATCACGGTTCCAGCCTACTTCAACGATGCTCAGCGTCAAGCTACCAAGGATGCCGGTAAGATTGCTGGTCTGGAAGTTAAGCGGATCATTAACGAACCAACTGCTTCCTCACTGGCATATGGTCTGGACAAGAAAGACAAAGACGAAAAGATCCTGGTTTATGACCTTGGTGGTGGTACGTTCGACGTTTCCATCCTTGAACTGGGCGATGGCGTCTTCCAAGTTCTCTCTACTTCTGGTGACACTCATCTGGGTGGTGACGACTTTGACCAAAAGATTATGGATTGGCTGATCGATGGCTTCAAGGCTGAACAAGGCATTGACCTGTCTCAAGACAAGATGGCTCTGCAACGGCTGAAGGATGCTGCTGAAAAGGCTAAGAAGGAACTTTCCAGCTCACAATCCGCTGAAATCAACCTGCCATTTATCGCGCAAAAAGACGGTCAGCCGGTACACCTGGACCAAACGCTGACGCGGGCTAAGTTCAACCAACTAACCAACGACCTGGTTGAAAAGACCAAGCAGCCAGTTATGAACGCTCTGCATGATGCTGGCTTGGACTTCAACGACATTGATGAAGTTATCTTAAACGGTGGCTCAACGCGGATTCCAGCCGTTCAAGAACTGGTTAAGGACTTGACTGGCAAGGAACCAAACCACTCCATCAACCCTGATGAAGCCGTTGCGCTGGGGGCTGCCATTCAAGGTGGGGTTCTGACTGGTGACGTTAAGGACGTTGTTTTGCTTGATGTTACGCCGCTTTCCCTTGGTATTGAAACCATGGGTGGGGTAATGACGAAGCTGATCGACCGCAACACGACGATCCCAACTTCTAAGAGTCAGATTTTCTCCACGGCCGCTGACAACCAACCAGCCGTTGATATCCATGTTCTGCAAGGTGAACGTCCAATGGCAGCCGACAACAAGACGCTTGGCAACTTCCAACTGACGGATATTCCACCTGCACCACGTGGCGTTCCTCAAATCAAGGTTACCTTTGACATCGACAAGAACGGGATCGTTAACGTTTCTGCCGAAGACCAAGGTACGCACAAGAAGCAAAACATTACGATCAAGTCCAACTCTGGTCTGTCTGATGAAGAAATCGAACGGATGCGCAAGGACGCTGAAGAACACGCTGAAGCCGACAAGAAGAAGAAAGAAGAAGTTGATCTGATGAATGAATCCGACCAGCTGATCTTCCAAACCGACAAGACCATTAAGGAACTTGACGGCAAGGTTTCTGAAGATGAGATCAAGAAGGCCAAGGACGCTCGCGATGCTCTGCAAAAGGCTAAGGATGCCAAGGACTTCGATGCGATGAAGACCAAGAAGGACGAATTAAACAAGATCGTTCAAGACTTGGCAGTCAAGCTCTACCAACAAGCTCAACAAGAAAACCAACAAAATGGTACTGACGGCAACAATGGCGGTGCTGACAACAATAACGGCAAGGGCGACGGCAAGACCGTTGATGGCGACTTTACTGAAGTCAACGATGACGACAACAAGTAG
- the dnaJ gene encoding molecular chaperone DnaJ, whose amino-acid sequence MAEKNYYDILGVKKDASDAEINRAYRKLAAKYHPDVNHEPGAEEKFKKINEAYEVLHDQQKRAQYDQFGSAGPQGGFGGGQGFGGFGQGGFSQGGFGDFGDIFSDLFGGGRARRDPTAPRQGRDLQYNMTLDFMDAIFGKETTIKYDREAECDVCHGSGAKPGKSPSTCHTCGGSGVVMQRRQTMMGMMQSQTVCPTCHGTGKEIKPEDQCDKCHGSGHIQEKHKLKVKVPAGIDDGQQMRLQHQGEAGTNGGPYGDLYIVFTVTPSRDFKRDGSTIYVDQDISFAQAALGDKIKVKTVHGDVDLKIPAGTESETSFRLRGKGVPHINGNGNGDEHVTVHVKTPKNLNKRQKEAMLAFAEASGEHVAGYKGGFFDKLKDRFEEK is encoded by the coding sequence ATGGCAGAGAAAAACTATTACGACATTTTAGGCGTCAAAAAGGATGCTTCAGACGCTGAAATCAATCGGGCCTATCGGAAGCTGGCGGCTAAGTATCATCCAGACGTCAACCATGAGCCGGGAGCCGAAGAAAAATTCAAAAAAATCAATGAAGCCTATGAAGTACTGCATGATCAGCAGAAACGGGCTCAATATGATCAGTTTGGCTCCGCTGGCCCTCAAGGCGGCTTTGGTGGCGGTCAAGGCTTCGGCGGCTTCGGTCAGGGCGGTTTCAGTCAAGGCGGCTTTGGCGATTTTGGCGATATCTTCAGCGATCTGTTTGGTGGCGGCCGTGCTCGTCGCGACCCCACGGCACCTCGCCAGGGACGCGATCTGCAGTACAACATGACGCTGGACTTTATGGATGCCATCTTTGGCAAGGAAACTACGATTAAGTACGATCGGGAAGCTGAATGCGACGTCTGCCACGGTTCAGGCGCCAAGCCGGGCAAGTCGCCTTCGACCTGTCATACCTGTGGCGGTTCCGGGGTTGTGATGCAGCGGCGGCAAACGATGATGGGAATGATGCAGTCTCAGACCGTCTGCCCAACCTGTCATGGTACCGGTAAGGAAATCAAGCCTGAAGATCAATGTGACAAGTGCCATGGCTCAGGTCATATTCAAGAAAAGCACAAGCTCAAGGTCAAGGTGCCAGCTGGGATTGATGATGGCCAGCAGATGCGTCTGCAGCACCAGGGCGAGGCAGGAACCAATGGCGGCCCATATGGTGATCTGTACATCGTCTTTACGGTAACGCCAAGCCGCGACTTTAAACGGGATGGCTCCACGATCTACGTTGATCAGGATATCTCGTTTGCACAAGCCGCATTGGGTGATAAGATCAAGGTCAAGACCGTACATGGCGATGTTGACTTAAAGATCCCGGCTGGTACGGAATCAGAAACCTCATTCCGGCTGCGCGGCAAAGGGGTACCGCACATCAATGGCAATGGCAACGGCGACGAGCATGTGACGGTTCACGTTAAGACGCCTAAGAATCTTAACAAGCGGCAAAAAGAAGCAATGCTGGCCTTTGCTGAAGCCAGTGGCGAACATGTTGCCGGCTACAAGGGCGGTTTCTTTGATAAGCTCAAGGATCGCTTTGAAGAAAAATAA